The Rhododendron vialii isolate Sample 1 chromosome 8a, ASM3025357v1 genome has a window encoding:
- the LOC131336019 gene encoding uncharacterized protein LOC131336019, with protein sequence MASTSRFSYQRLIHEGGFVVDDDDDQIRERVIGKAKSWSRVRSKVCIRRRLRVRIPGLKRFFRRKARVISVNWAKVLQRLKESQAHFGDLFAGNYLFMQVTPTPFKYHDKSLKGTHDFHRYSIPRISQ encoded by the coding sequence ATGGCCTCCACATCCAGATTCTCCTACCAGAGGCTTATTCATGAAGGTGGGTTTgttgttgatgatgatgatgatcagattagagagagagtgattggGAAGGCAAAAAGTTGGTCCAGAGTCAGAAGCAAGGTGTGCATAAGGAGGAGACTCAGGGTTAGGATTCCTGGCTTGAAGAGATTCTTCAGGAGGAAAGCTAGGGTTATTTCGGTAAATTGGGCTAAGGTTTTGCAGAGATTGAAGGAAAGCCAGGCCCATTTCGGGGATTTATTTGCTGGGAATTATCTGTTTATGCAGGTCACCCCTACCCCATTCAAATATCACGACAAATCTTTGAAGGGTACTCATGATTTCCATAGGTACTCTATTCCAAGGATTTCTCAGTAA
- the LOC131298810 gene encoding E3 ubiquitin-protein ligase RGLG2-like: MGGRNSRDGSLPESSSARNEQRTLGGKYSCIADNYNSLEEVTEALVHAGLESSNLIVGIDFTKSNEWTGARSCDGRSLHHIGNGLNPYEQAISILGKTLAAFDEDNLIPCFGFGDASTHDQDVFSFHPDERPSNGFEEVLHEYREIVPHLTLAGPTSFAPVIDMAMTIVERTGGQYHILLIIADGQVTRSGSSRHGHLSPQEHKTVEAIVKASKMPLSIIVVGVGDGPWDMMKEFDDNIPARAFDNFQFVNFTDIMSKNVAQSRKETEFALAALMEIPSQYKATIELNILGGRKGNVYERVPLPPPVNDAASFTSAKSSSSTSFQKSSA; encoded by the exons ATGGGAGGCCGAAATTCGAGGGACGGGAGTTTGCCGGAGTCTTCTTCAGCGCGAAATGAACAACGGACTCTTGGTGGGAAGTATTCGTGCATTGCTGATAACTACAATTCCTTAGAGGAG GTGACTGAGGCTCTTGTACATGCAGGCCTTGAATCTTCCAATCTCATTGTTGGTATAGACTTCACCAAAAGTAATGAGTGGACAG GCGCAAGGTCATGCGACGGGAGAAGCTTACATCACATTGGAAATGGTCTAAATCCATACGAACAAGCCATATCTATTCTCGGGAAAACCTTAGCTGCTTTCGATGAGGATAACTTGATTCCTTGCTTTGGGTTTGGCGATG CATCGACGCATGATCAAGACGTATTCAGTTTTCATCCAGACGAGAGACCTTCTAATGGATTTGAAGAAGTGTTGCATGAGTACAGGGAAATAGTTCCTCATCTAACTTTAGCAG GGCCAACATCATTTGCCCCAGTTATTGACATGGCCATGACAATTGTTGAGCGGACTGGCGGCCAGTACCATATTTTACTAATAATTGCAGATGGACAG GTAACTAGAAGCGGTTCTAGTCGACATGGTCATTTGAGTCCGCAGGAACATAAAACTGTTGAAGCTATTGTAAAAGCAAG CAAGATGCCCCTGTCCATTATAGTAGTTGGGGTTGGAGATGGACCCTGGGACATGATGAAGGAATTTGACGATAATATTCCCGCCCGAGCCTTTGATAATTTCCAA TTTGTCAATTTCACAGACATTATGTCAAAAAATGTGGCTCAGTCCCGAAAAGAGACAGAATTCGCTCTTGCAGCTTTGATGGAAATCCCTTCTCAATATAAAGCAACAATAGAGCTCAATATATTGGG TGGCCGGAAGGGGAATGTTTATGAGAGGGTTCCTCTCCCACCCCCTGTGAATGATGCTGCGTCTTTTACCAGCGCAAAATCTTCAAGCTCAACTAGTTTCCAGAAGAGCTCGGCTTAG
- the LOC131298812 gene encoding uncharacterized protein LOC131298812: protein MAKEGGEEAAAAADDSGKEGKNLLGKPKFKKMENGRFRCVETGHEVPAHAKDSYAQSKHCRLGLIDAALARSKPPLNMFHQDPQSRSKLICKLTGLTVNKSEEHIWKHMNGKRFLNMLEKMEAEEQTPNEIVAEQVEQPPDEKSNKKADFLKKKNKKKKKETKQEVDVNKVISEVRNPSDKDSDSEEADFWMPEAGDRWDFDDGGDRWGSDSESEPETEDANGAETEDANGADDAIEEGEHSTRELSKRTKRMSIEIGPSDYASRKKKKKTQPTS, encoded by the exons ATGGCGAAGGAAGGAggagaagaagcagcagcagcagcagatgACAgtggaaaggaagggaaaaaccTGCTGGGGAAACCCAAGTTCAAGAAGATGGAGAATGGACGGTTCAGGTGCGTGGAGACGGGGCACGAGGTCCCCGCCCACGCCAAGGACTCGTACGCTCAGAGCAAGCACTGCCGCCTCGGCCTCATCGACGCCGCCTTGGCCCGTAGCAAACCTCCTCTCAACATGTTTCACCAAGACCCTCAATCCCG CTCAAAGTTGATTTGTAAGCTAACAGGACTCACTGTCAATAAGTCTGAGGAGCATATATGGAAACATATGAACGGAAAGCGTTTCCTCAACATGTTAG AGAAAATGGAAGCTGAAGAGCAAACACCAAATGAAATCGTTGCAGAGCAGGTTGAGCAGCCACCAGAtgaaaaatcaaacaagaaagcagattttttgaagaaaaagaacaagaaaaagaaaaaggaaactaagCAGGAGGTGGATGTCAATAAAGTTATCTCTGAAGTAAGGAATCCTTCTGACAAGGACAGTGATTCTGAAGAAGCTGACTTCTGGATGCCTGAAGCCGGGGATCGGTGGGACTTTGATGATGGAGGAGATCGATGGGGTTCTGATTCTGAGTCAGAGCCAGAAACTGAAGATGCTAATGGAGCAGAAACTGAAGATGCTAATGGAGCAG ATGATGCAATAGAAGAGGGCGAACACAGTACAAGGGAGCTCTCTAAACG GACGAAACGAATGTCCATAGAAATTGGACCTAGTGACTATGCCtcgaggaagaagaaaaagaagacccAACCCACATCATAG
- the LOC131298813 gene encoding uncharacterized protein LOC131298813: MSNANASTALTACPPSSFRASRHALRCNLLLSPSDLEMLELPPRFQLFCQTHGYEYFRLVSRGRSWFVRYVARHFVVYGWKLFVGEHKLESFDMLVLSPDINLQLHTMVFSVNDCERIYWWY, from the exons ATGTCTAATGCTAATGCTT CTACGGCTTTAACTGCTTGTCCACCAAGCAGTTTTAGGGCTTCTAGGCATGCATTGCGGTGCAATCTACTACTGTCGCCTTCTGATCTAGAGATGCTG GAACTGCCTCCGCGATTCCAGCTATTTTGCCAAACTCATGGCTATGAATATTTTAGATTGGTGTCGAGAGGAAGAAGTTGGTTTGTGCGGTATGTGGCTAGGCACTTTGTTGTCTATGGTTGGAAATTATTTGTTGGCGAACACAAACTTGAGAGCTTTGACATGTTGGTGCTGAGTCCCGATATCAACCTCCAATTGCATACCATGGTTTTCAGTGTGAATGATTGCGAGCGTATCTATTGGTGGTACTAA
- the LOC131298814 gene encoding SAGA-associated factor 29 homolog A-like, producing the protein MIYTTQGVGVTPGEMMPSPDIARMLDNSKELDRLRRVQEEVLLEINNMHDRIRSSPEVLQRYGDIFLTRLKMLYTQAKELSESEVNISTQLLGQLDAFMPPGAPWHQRRRIEPNEPKRKQLKADSDISTHSPSVQKHLDTLSSLTGEQVAARVTNGSEKEEWFVVKVLHFGRETREVEVLDEEPGDDEEGGSQRKYKLPISEIIPFPKRNDIPGVQDFRPGEKVLALYPDTTALYKATVVQPRKRKTDDYVLVFDDDEDEDGSLPQRVVPFHRVVGLPEGRGQ; encoded by the exons ATGATTTACACAACGCAAGGCGTCGGCGTGACCCCCGGTGAAATGATGCCGTCGCCCGACATTGCCAGAATGCTGGACAACTCGAAGGAGCTCGATCGTTTAAGGAGAGTCCAAGAGGAGGTCCTCCTCGAGATCAATAACATGCACGACAGGATACGGTCCT CTCCTGAGGTGCTCCAGAGGTACGGTGATATCTTCTTGACACGGCTTAAGATGTTGTATACACAAGCCAAAGAACTTTCAGAAAGCGAAGTGAA TATTTCAACCCAGTTATTAGGGCAACTGGATGCTTTCATGCCTCCTGGAGCTCCATGGcatcaaagaagaagaatag AACCTAATGAACCGAAAAGGAAACAATTGAAGGCTGATTCTGATATCTCAACGCATTCTCCATCAGTGCAAAAGCACCTGGATACTCTTTCTAGTCTGACTGGTGAACAA GTAGCAGCTAGGGTGACAAATGGTTCTGAGAAAGAAGAGTGGTTCGTTGTTAAAGTTCTTCATTTTGGTAGAGAAACTAGAGA AGTTGAAGTGCTTGATGAGGAGCCTGGTGATGATGAAGAGGGTGGCAGCCAGAG GAAGTACAAGCTGCCTATATCAGAGATAATACCTTTCCCAAAACGGAATGATATCCCTGGTGTTCAAGATTTCCGTCCTGGGGAAAAGGTTTTAGCATTGTATCCAGATACAACTGCATTATATAAAGCAACTGTAGTCCAACCTCGAAAG AGGAAGACTGATGA TTATGTCTTGGTATTCGACGACGATGAGGATGAAGATGGATCTTTGCCTCAAAGGGTTGTACCCTTTCACAGGGTGGTTGGTCTTCCCGAAGGACGTGGTCAATAG